GAGGAATTAAACATGTCTGTTTTATCACTTAAAAACGTGGGATATACCTACGAGAAAACCACAAAACCTGTATTTCAGGGATTAAATGCGGATTTTGAACCGGGAAAGGTCTACTGTATCGTCGGGAAGTCCGGCGCGGGCAAGACTTCCCTTCTCTCCCTTTTAGCCGGACTGGATACCTGTAACGAGGGAACGATCCTGTACGAGGGGGAAGATCTGCGTAAGCTGGACAGAGACCAGTACCGCGCCCGGAAAATAGGCGTTGTATTCCAGAGCTATAACCTTTTGTTAAACAAGACCGCATTGGAAAACATTGAGCTTTCTATGGCCATCAGCGGGGTACGTCATAAAAATAACCGCGCCTTTGCCCTGACTCTGCTGGAAAATGTGGGCATCGATGAGGAGACCGCCAGGCGACGTGTGCTTGGCCTCTCCGGCGGGGAGCAGCAGCGGGTAGGCATTGCCCGAGCCCTGTCCCACGAGCCAAACCTGCTGCTTGCGGATGAACCCAGCGGGAATCTGGACCGTGAGACAGAGCGGGACGTAATGAATATCCTGGCTGATTTAGCCCATGTGCAGAACAAATGTGTGATCATTGTAACTCATTCCCATAAAATCACACGCTGCGCGGATGAAATCTGGGGACTGAATAAAGGCGGCCGTCTGGTTTACATGGGGAAAGGAGGTGAGGCCCGATGACAGAAAGAAGAAGGCAGTACATCGGCATCGCCTGCCTGGTCCTTGGTCTGGCGTTTGTGGGACTCGGGCTGCTCCGGGAGGAGCATTTGACGGTGCTGAAAAAAGCGGCGGCGATCTGCGTGGAATGTATTGGAATAGGTTAGGAGCGACATATGAATAACAAAAAAAGAACAATAAACAAACAGCAAAAAAAGGGCATCCGACTCTGGGTGCAGATTATCTTTGCCGCACTGACAAACGGCTATGTGAATGGATTTATCCAGTCGAAAATTTACACCGGGCCCACAAAAGCGCTCTGCGTACCGGGGCTTAACTGCTACTCCTGCCCCGGCGCCCTGGGAGCCTGTCCCATTGGTTCCCTTCAGGCGGTCATCAGCAGCCGCAGCTACCAGTTTTCCTTTTACATCATCGGTTTTCTGATGGCTGTGGGCGCCTTATCCGGGCGGGTAGTCTGCGGCTTCCTCTGTCCTTTCGGGCTGGTTCAGGATCTGTTACATAAGATTCCCGTGCCAAAGCTAAAAAAACTGCCGGGAGAAAAATATCTGAAGTATCTCAAATATGTCATTCTTGCAGTATTTGTCCTGCTGCTGCCCATGTTCGCAGTTAACATTATCGGCCAGGGAAATCCCTGGTTCTGCAAGTGGATATGTCCATCCGGTACTTTGCTCGGAGGCATTCCTCTGACATTGGGAAATCCTGATCTGCAGGCTGCCATTGGCCGGTTGTTTGACTGGAAGGTCTTTCTGATGGTGTCCATTTTGGTATTCTCCATGTTTGCCTACCGGCCTTTCTGCAGGTTCCTCTGTCCCCTGGGAGCAGTCTATGGCGTATTTAACCCCGTTTCCCTCTACCATCTGCACTTGGACGAGGATAAATGTGTAAACTGCGGCATTTGTAAAAAGACATGCAAAATGGGCATCGATCCCCGGGAAACACCAAACAGTATCGAATGCATCCGCTGCGGCGACTGCGTCCGGGCCTGTCCCGCCGGGGCTCTTACCAAAGGCTTTGGAATCGGCAGAAAACCGGAGGCAGCCTGTTCAGACTCCTGCGCTTCCTGTTCCAAAAGCTGCGGCGGAAAATCCGTTTAAAAAAACTTTAAAAATTAACAACTAGTCGTTAAGCAAATGAAAGGAAAAAAAATATGAAAAAAATAATGACATTCATCCTGGCCCTGTGCCTTACAGTTTCCCTTGCTGCCTGCAGCAGCCCTTCTGCCTCTTCCTCATCCAGATCCACGTCCGGCGGCGGCAAAAGTCCGGCTAAGGACGTAAAAGACATAGTGAAAGAGGATTCTGTCTCCGATGAAGAACAGGAACTGATGGACCGCAGCGTCCGCTTCACAAAAGATAAGCTCCTCAGCTATGACACATGGAAGAAAGTAATGGAGCTGCCCGGCGTGGACTGCCCGAACCATATCTCAGGTTATATTGACGATGTGTCCATGGGTGACACAAAAGACCTGCGCCTGAGCGGCGAGCCTGAGCTGGATGAAAACGGTCTTTTTGTCACATATGAACTGACAGAAGGCAAGGTTCCAGCCGACGGTTCCGCAGGAGGCTGTGTGATCCCAGAAGCCCTCGCTAAAAGTATGGGGAAAAAGGTGGGCGATAAGGTTACCGTGGATACTGCTCTGGGCAGAGCGGAATATGAGATCACCGGACTGTACGGCTACAGCGAAAAAGGCAAGGTGGGGGGACTCACGGAAGAAAACTCCCCTCTTTACGAAATTTTCGTGACTCCCGAAGATATAGTAAAGCTGACCGGCACGAAAAAAGACGGCTATTTCCTTGGCGACACCGTCACTTGTGCCACGGCCAAAGAGGCAAAAGAACTGGTGAAGCAGGCATCTGCAATTTTGAAGGATCATGGCGCTAAAGCAATGCTGGCAAGCGATTCCAGCGCAGATTTGAGTTACGCGGACAGTGACGAATTATTTCAGAATGTTGCACTGGACGGAACCGATCTTAACGGCAAAGCGCTTCCGAAGGATCTGCTTGCCAAAGACGGGATCACGATGGTGAATGTCTGGGCCACCTTCTGTAATCCCTGTCTGGCAGAGATGCCTCATCTGGAAGAACTGAATAAAGAATTTGCCGCTGCGGGGAAAAATTTCAAAGTTGTGGGGATAGCAGCCGATGTCATAAACGACAAGGGTAAGGTCAGCCAGGAACAGCTGGATCTGGCAAAGGAGATCGTAAAGAAGACTGGTGTGACCTATACGAATATCATTCCCGGCGAAAAGCTTCAGTCTGACATCCTGCCAAATGTAACCGCCTTCCCTACCAGCTTTTTCCTGAATGACAAAGGTGAGGTGATCAAAACTGTTATGGGAGCCACCACTAAAGAAGACTGGGTCAACACAACCAATGAACTTTTAAAAAACCTTAAATAAAGTATAAATCTGCCGAAAAGATCAACAATTATGCCGCCGGCTCATGAAAAACCACACTGCCGGAAATACTATATGATCATATAGAAGGAGGCTTTATGTTGAAAAAGGAATGGAACGATATATTTGACTATTACAGAGAAGAGAAAACGATGACCCAGTCTGAACTGGTCATCGCCGTGCTCACGGAACTTCAGGCTATAGAAGGCTGCATTCCAAAAGAGGCCCGTGAGGCGGCAGCCGAACTGGCCGGTGTAAATCCCGGCTACGTCAGCGCTGTGATCAAAAGGCTTCCCCATCTGCATGAACAGTCTTTCCGGCATGAGATCAAAGTCTGTATTTCAGACCGGTGCAAGAACAAAGGCGGACAGGACGTGCTGAAGGAGATTCAGCGGATCCTGAAGATCCGCCCCGGGCAGGTGACACGGGACAAGCGTTTTCTCCTCACTACCGTATATTGCATGCATTACTGTACCAAAGGACCAAACATACAGATCGACGGCAGGCTGTTTCAGAATGTAACGGCGGCAGAAGTCCCATCCATATTAAAAAAATATTCCTGAGACTTCTGTACACGTCTTTCACCTATTTATATGATATACTGTCTATCCCGTACGTGCGCGCCATTTCGTACCACGCCTCTATCTCATCGTCACCCGGTGTTTTAAAAGAATCCGGGGGAGGCAAAAGGCCAAGCTCTTCATATTTTCCTGCCCCGTAAGTGTGATAAGGCAGCAGCTCCAGCCTGGCCCGCGGCGCTTCCCTCTTTATGAATTCAAAAGTGCTTTCTAGATTGCCGTCCCCGGTGTTCACTCCATGGATTACGGGTATTCTCACCACCATCGGAACGCCAAGGCCGGCCACCTTCGGCACGTTAGAGAGTATCTTCTCATTTGACACACCGGTAAACGCCCTGTGCTTCCGGTCGTCCATATGCTTGATATCGTAAAATATCAGGTCCATCTTTCCGAAAATATCTTTCACAACTTCATATTCAAACTGCCCGCACGTCTCTATGGCAAGGGAAATACCCATGTCATACAGACGATAAGAAAGCCGGCGCAGAAACTCCTGCTGCACAGTGGCCTCTCCGCCCGAGAAGGTCACTCCGCCGCCGGATATCCGGTAAAATATCATCTGCTTTTTCACCTTATCCACCACTTCCTCCACTGTCATGCAGGACGTCATGGCATTGTGAAGCGACTGTCCTTCCGGGTTTGAGCACCAGGCACAGGCGAGCGGACAGCCCGCCAGAAATATGTTCGTCCGTATCCCTTCCCCGTCATTGACGGAAAAGTTCTGTATATTCATCACGTAGCCGCCGGACATATCGACATCCCTCCACAGACCTTTTTTAAAATTCCGCATGCTCCGTCCTCGCGATGATGGCATCCTGCATCGATCTGGACAGATTGACAAACTGCGTGCTGTAACCCGCCACTCTGACAAGAAGATCTTTATACTCCTGCGGCCTTGCCTGGGCATCCCGCAGTATCTTGGAAGACAGCGTATTAAACTGTACATGAAACGCGCCGAGCGCAAAGAACGACTGGA
This is a stretch of genomic DNA from [Clostridium] hylemonae DSM 15053. It encodes these proteins:
- a CDS encoding NAD(P)H-dependent oxidoreductase subunit E, whose protein sequence is MLKKEWNDIFDYYREEKTMTQSELVIAVLTELQAIEGCIPKEAREAAAELAGVNPGYVSAVIKRLPHLHEQSFRHEIKVCISDRCKNKGGQDVLKEIQRILKIRPGQVTRDKRFLLTTVYCMHYCTKGPNIQIDGRLFQNVTAAEVPSILKKYS
- a CDS encoding glycyl-radical enzyme activating protein, with amino-acid sequence MRNFKKGLWRDVDMSGGYVMNIQNFSVNDGEGIRTNIFLAGCPLACAWCSNPEGQSLHNAMTSCMTVEEVVDKVKKQMIFYRISGGGVTFSGGEATVQQEFLRRLSYRLYDMGISLAIETCGQFEYEVVKDIFGKMDLIFYDIKHMDDRKHRAFTGVSNEKILSNVPKVAGLGVPMVVRIPVIHGVNTGDGNLESTFEFIKREAPRARLELLPYHTYGAGKYEELGLLPPPDSFKTPGDDEIEAWYEMARTYGIDSISYK
- a CDS encoding ABC transporter ATP-binding protein — encoded protein: MSVLSLKNVGYTYEKTTKPVFQGLNADFEPGKVYCIVGKSGAGKTSLLSLLAGLDTCNEGTILYEGEDLRKLDRDQYRARKIGVVFQSYNLLLNKTALENIELSMAISGVRHKNNRAFALTLLENVGIDEETARRRVLGLSGGEQQRVGIARALSHEPNLLLADEPSGNLDRETERDVMNILADLAHVQNKCVIIVTHSHKITRCADEIWGLNKGGRLVYMGKGGEAR
- a CDS encoding CD1871A family CXXC motif-containing protein, encoding MTERRRQYIGIACLVLGLAFVGLGLLREEHLTVLKKAAAICVECIGIG
- a CDS encoding TlpA disulfide reductase family protein, which codes for MKKIMTFILALCLTVSLAACSSPSASSSSRSTSGGGKSPAKDVKDIVKEDSVSDEEQELMDRSVRFTKDKLLSYDTWKKVMELPGVDCPNHISGYIDDVSMGDTKDLRLSGEPELDENGLFVTYELTEGKVPADGSAGGCVIPEALAKSMGKKVGDKVTVDTALGRAEYEITGLYGYSEKGKVGGLTEENSPLYEIFVTPEDIVKLTGTKKDGYFLGDTVTCATAKEAKELVKQASAILKDHGAKAMLASDSSADLSYADSDELFQNVALDGTDLNGKALPKDLLAKDGITMVNVWATFCNPCLAEMPHLEELNKEFAAAGKNFKVVGIAADVINDKGKVSQEQLDLAKEIVKKTGVTYTNIIPGEKLQSDILPNVTAFPTSFFLNDKGEVIKTVMGATTKEDWVNTTNELLKNLK
- a CDS encoding 4Fe-4S binding protein; its protein translation is MNNKKRTINKQQKKGIRLWVQIIFAALTNGYVNGFIQSKIYTGPTKALCVPGLNCYSCPGALGACPIGSLQAVISSRSYQFSFYIIGFLMAVGALSGRVVCGFLCPFGLVQDLLHKIPVPKLKKLPGEKYLKYLKYVILAVFVLLLPMFAVNIIGQGNPWFCKWICPSGTLLGGIPLTLGNPDLQAAIGRLFDWKVFLMVSILVFSMFAYRPFCRFLCPLGAVYGVFNPVSLYHLHLDEDKCVNCGICKKTCKMGIDPRETPNSIECIRCGDCVRACPAGALTKGFGIGRKPEAACSDSCASCSKSCGGKSV